The Maridesulfovibrio frigidus DSM 17176 genome has a segment encoding these proteins:
- a CDS encoding MlaA family lipoprotein codes for MTIKNSASTTLFAFLVLTFILLTFPSQVRSADSSEPILVAQVGSGLIGVVAKEKNPEAIADDDFDDNVWGDEKTQISSADSDPWEGYNRAMFSFNDFMYFGITKPVTQGYMYVMPLRPRTWTNNFFQNLLYPVRVTSCLLQGRFYTAGAETSKFITNSIIGLGGFGNVVGDPASTMPLYLGNEDMGQTFGKWGIGNGPYFVIPVLGPSTVRDAVGLGIDTFVLNPFWWFGIPWYYSVAAGAYNQINKLSFHLGEYESLKEGAIDPYLALRDAYLSYRAKQINDPQRDRKPASEDATNPNAEPQPAN; via the coding sequence AGTGCTGACTTTCATCCTGCTGACCTTCCCTTCGCAGGTTAGATCAGCGGATAGCTCTGAGCCTATACTTGTTGCTCAAGTTGGATCCGGACTTATCGGAGTAGTCGCTAAAGAAAAAAATCCTGAAGCAATAGCTGATGATGACTTTGACGACAATGTGTGGGGCGACGAGAAAACTCAAATTAGCTCTGCAGACTCAGACCCTTGGGAAGGATATAACAGAGCAATGTTTTCCTTCAATGATTTCATGTATTTCGGCATAACCAAGCCTGTAACTCAAGGTTACATGTACGTGATGCCTCTTCGTCCGAGAACATGGACAAACAACTTTTTTCAGAACTTACTTTATCCTGTCCGCGTAACAAGCTGTCTGCTTCAAGGTAGATTTTACACAGCTGGAGCTGAAACTTCTAAGTTCATTACGAACTCTATTATCGGTCTTGGTGGATTCGGTAACGTCGTCGGAGACCCCGCATCGACGATGCCGCTATACCTTGGCAACGAAGATATGGGACAGACTTTTGGTAAATGGGGCATCGGAAACGGCCCTTACTTTGTCATTCCGGTTCTCGGGCCTTCTACAGTCCGTGATGCGGTTGGACTTGGAATTGATACTTTCGTGCTCAACCCGTTCTGGTGGTTCGGTATTCCATGGTACTACTCTGTAGCTGCGGGAGCTTACAACCAGATCAACAAGCTTTCATTTCACTTAGGTGAGTATGAATCCCTTAAAGAAGGGGCAATTGATCCATACTTGGCTTTAAGAGACGCTTACTTGAGCTATAGAGCTAAACAGATCAATGATCCACAGCGCGACAGAAAGCCAGCGTCTGAGGATGCTACAAATCCAAATGCTGAACCTCAGCCTGCGAATTAA
- a CDS encoding MarC family protein, whose product MFAIFFQTYLKLFFILTPFFAISAFLSLTQEMSPSERRTTAVKVTLSVIVSSLVLYLYGRYIFELFGITLDAFRIGAGSVLFLSALNMVGGGTKMYETGGDQNDIAVVPLAIPIICGPGTIGALLVLGSSVEGFAHQALACAALVSAVVTVGILLFISSSLKRLLGRRGLNIMSRLTGLFVASIAAQIFFTGVRNFMMG is encoded by the coding sequence ATGTTTGCGATATTCTTTCAAACGTACTTGAAATTGTTTTTTATACTTACTCCTTTTTTCGCTATATCAGCGTTTTTATCATTAACTCAGGAAATGAGTCCCAGTGAACGCCGAACTACGGCTGTGAAGGTCACTCTGTCCGTAATAGTAAGCTCTCTGGTTTTGTATCTATATGGTAGATACATTTTTGAACTGTTCGGGATAACTCTTGATGCATTTCGAATTGGTGCCGGATCCGTCCTCTTTCTGTCTGCTCTTAATATGGTAGGCGGAGGAACAAAGATGTATGAAACTGGTGGAGACCAGAATGATATTGCGGTTGTTCCTCTTGCCATTCCTATTATATGTGGGCCGGGAACCATTGGGGCATTGCTTGTCCTTGGGTCAAGCGTGGAGGGTTTTGCTCATCAGGCTTTAGCGTGCGCTGCTCTTGTTAGCGCTGTGGTAACTGTCGGGATTCTCTTGTTTATTTCTTCAAGCCTCAAGCGCTTATTAGGTAGACGAGGGCTTAATATTATGAGTAGGCTAACAGGGTTGTTTGTAGCATCCATCGCGGCTCAGATTTTCTTTACCGGGGTGCGTAATTTCATGATGGGCTAA
- a CDS encoding metallophosphoesterase family protein: MKIAVISDTHLREPDSRLTEVFNAHLKSADLLIHCGDLVSYSVWNFFYQHQTFHACQGNCDEWALSDHLRPLETVNFHGLRIGIAHGWGSRSQVSTNVAESFGPDFDLVCYGHTHIQDWSIVKGVQMVNPGSLTSPRDDKPASVAILDVDDEQNISCTFVPVD, encoded by the coding sequence GTGAAAATAGCTGTTATATCTGATACGCACCTCCGTGAGCCTGATTCCAGACTCACGGAGGTTTTTAATGCCCATCTCAAAAGTGCTGATCTACTCATCCATTGCGGAGATCTAGTTTCTTATTCGGTGTGGAATTTCTTCTACCAACACCAAACTTTTCATGCCTGTCAGGGCAACTGTGACGAATGGGCTCTCTCTGATCATCTGCGCCCGCTGGAAACTGTTAACTTTCACGGATTACGTATAGGCATTGCACATGGGTGGGGCAGCCGATCGCAAGTCTCAACAAATGTTGCGGAATCATTCGGCCCCGACTTTGATCTTGTATGCTACGGACACACTCACATTCAAGACTGGTCTATAGTCAAAGGAGTGCAGATGGTTAACCCCGGCAGCCTCACATCCCCAAGAGACGACAAGCCAGCAAGCGTCGCCATTCTCGACGTAGATGATGAACAAAATATTTCCTGCACATTTGTTCCTGTCGATTAA